One part of the Mya arenaria isolate MELC-2E11 chromosome 3, ASM2691426v1 genome encodes these proteins:
- the LOC128229054 gene encoding S-adenosylmethionine-dependent methyltransferase Rv2258c-like isoform X2, with the protein MGYGIGFAESPECFERFTSFRSNMSEYTVNSIVHMWKKQSDIIPRLESGINVLDLGCGPGIFTNVLAQRFPNSTFVGLDYSDAAIEMSNRELADRGLSNVTFVKGDAHKLPEDWTADFDMVFVYDVLHDLPDPHKTLKQIHRILKPDGFLSLIDFGFHSDPVDNAGDKTAAMFYSDCSGLNLVRAVSLQ; encoded by the exons ATGGGCTACG GCATAGGTTTTGCAGAAAGCCCTGAGTGTTTTGAGCGGTTCACCAGCTTTCGGAGCAACATGAGCGAATACACGGTGAATAGCATTGTGCATATGTGGAAGAAGCAGTCAGACATTATTCCACGTCTAG aGAGTGGTATCAATGTACTTGACCTCGGCTGTGGGCCTGGGATTTTTACCAACGTTCTTGCACAGCGATTTCCCAATTCCACTTTCGTTGGACTCGACTACTCGGACGCCGCTATAGAAATGTCGAACCGAGAACTGGCCGATCGGGGTTTATCCAACGTGACTTTTGTGAAGGGTGACGCACATAAGCTCCCGGAAGACTGGACGGCAGACTTCGATATGGTGTTCGTCTATGACGTTCTACACGACTTACCGGACCCacacaaaacattaaaacagaTTCATCGAATTCTGAAGCCTGACGGATTTCTCAGCCTGATCGATTTCGGTTTCCATAGCGACCCGGTAGACAACGCTGGCGACAAGACGGCCGCCATGTTTTACAGC GACTGTTCTGGACTGAACCTTGTCCGGGCCGTTTCTTTACAGTGA
- the LOC128229054 gene encoding S-adenosylmethionine-dependent methyltransferase Rv2258c-like isoform X3, with amino-acid sequence MGYGIGFAESPECFERFTSFRSNMSEYTVNSIVHMWKKQSDIIPRLESGINVLDLGCGPGIFTNVLAQRFPNSTFVGLDYSDAAIEMSNRELADRGLSNVTFVKGDAHKLPEDWTADFDMVFVYDVLHDLPDPHKTLKQIHRILKPDGFLSLIDFGFHSDPVDNAGDKTAAMFYS; translated from the exons ATGGGCTACG GCATAGGTTTTGCAGAAAGCCCTGAGTGTTTTGAGCGGTTCACCAGCTTTCGGAGCAACATGAGCGAATACACGGTGAATAGCATTGTGCATATGTGGAAGAAGCAGTCAGACATTATTCCACGTCTAG aGAGTGGTATCAATGTACTTGACCTCGGCTGTGGGCCTGGGATTTTTACCAACGTTCTTGCACAGCGATTTCCCAATTCCACTTTCGTTGGACTCGACTACTCGGACGCCGCTATAGAAATGTCGAACCGAGAACTGGCCGATCGGGGTTTATCCAACGTGACTTTTGTGAAGGGTGACGCACATAAGCTCCCGGAAGACTGGACGGCAGACTTCGATATGGTGTTCGTCTATGACGTTCTACACGACTTACCGGACCCacacaaaacattaaaacagaTTCATCGAATTCTGAAGCCTGACGGATTTCTCAGCCTGATCGATTTCGGTTTCCATAGCGACCCGGTAGACAACGCTGGCGACAAGACGGCCGCCATGTTTTACAGC TGA
- the LOC128229054 gene encoding S-adenosylmethionine-dependent methyltransferase Rv2258c-like isoform X1 — translation MGYGIGFAESPECFERFTSFRSNMSEYTVNSIVHMWKKQSDIIPRLESGINVLDLGCGPGIFTNVLAQRFPNSTFVGLDYSDAAIEMSNRELADRGLSNVTFVKGDAHKLPEDWTADFDMVFVYDVLHDLPDPHKTLKQIHRILKPDGFLSLIDFGFHSDPVDNAGDKTAAMFYSVSIFTCLANSMTEEPRVGYGSCWGREEIQTAVLREIFTTINNIVFIFTKG, via the exons ATGGGCTACG GCATAGGTTTTGCAGAAAGCCCTGAGTGTTTTGAGCGGTTCACCAGCTTTCGGAGCAACATGAGCGAATACACGGTGAATAGCATTGTGCATATGTGGAAGAAGCAGTCAGACATTATTCCACGTCTAG aGAGTGGTATCAATGTACTTGACCTCGGCTGTGGGCCTGGGATTTTTACCAACGTTCTTGCACAGCGATTTCCCAATTCCACTTTCGTTGGACTCGACTACTCGGACGCCGCTATAGAAATGTCGAACCGAGAACTGGCCGATCGGGGTTTATCCAACGTGACTTTTGTGAAGGGTGACGCACATAAGCTCCCGGAAGACTGGACGGCAGACTTCGATATGGTGTTCGTCTATGACGTTCTACACGACTTACCGGACCCacacaaaacattaaaacagaTTCATCGAATTCTGAAGCCTGACGGATTTCTCAGCCTGATCGATTTCGGTTTCCATAGCGACCCGGTAGACAACGCTGGCGACAAGACGGCCGCCATGTTTTACAGCGTGAGTATTTTTACATGTCTGGCCAACAGTATGACCGAGGAACCACGAGTCGGCTATGGCTCATGTTGGGGTCGCGAGGAGATTCAGACGGCTGTCCTGAGAGaaatatttaccacaattaataatattgtttttatattcacaAAAGGATGA